One window from the genome of Gadus macrocephalus chromosome 7, ASM3116895v1 encodes:
- the tmem47 gene encoding transmembrane protein 47, which produces MSVNEVYMCRPFKLIALLCIFLALCLDVVALVSPSWVTADHFSLSLWESCTKSAARSLTETVSESWNCFSTLSSDWQIATLVLLLGGAVGTLVSFLVALISLCRGTQRRLYRTVSVLLFTSAVLQACALVLYPIKFIDGNVLQKYHEFNWGYGLGWGATIFMLGGGILFCMRTDIYEDGMY; this is translated from the exons ATGTCTGTCAACGAAGTGTATATGTGTCGGCCGTTCAAGTTGATCGCACTGCTGTGCATCTTCCTGGCTCTGTGTCTGGACGTGGTCGCTCTGGTGAGCCCATCCTGGGTCACCGCGGACCACTTCTCTTTGTCCCTATGGGAGTCCTGCACGAAGTCTGCTGCGCGAAGTCTAACCGAGACGGTGTCCGAGTCCTGGAATTGTTTTTCCACCCTATCCTCTG ACTGGCAGATAGCCaccctggtgctgctgctgggcgggGCGGTGGGCACCCTGGTGAGCTTCCTGGTGGCGCTCATCTCTCTGTGCCGGGGCACCCAGAGGAGACTGTACCGCACCGTGTCCGTGCTGCTCTTCACCTCAG CGGTCCTCCAGGCCTGCGCCCTGGTCCTCTACCCCATCAAGTTCATCGACGGGAACGTCCTGCAGAAGTACCACGAGTTCAACTGGGGCTACGGCCTGGGCTGGGGCGCCACCATCTTCATGCTGGGCGGCGGCATACTGTTCTGCATGCGCACGGACATATACGAGGACGGGATGTACTGA